From Hymenobacter sediminicola:
TGTTTCTGAGCCCCTGATTTTTAAATATTTCCAGAGTAAAGACAAGCTTTTCGAATCCATCATCAAGGATGGCTACAAACGCATTGTGGAAGCGAATCGGGGCATGCTGACCGAAGCCGACGCCAGCGCGCTGGTCCTGAAAGTCATCGACCTGCCCTACAAGCTGGTTCGGGAAGAACGCGCCTTCTGGACGCTGCAGGATAAAGCCTTCGACAAAGAGGTGGTGCAGAAACACTTCCAGAAGTTCATGCTGCCGGTATACTCGCTGCTCAACAAGGCGTTTGTGGATATGGGCTATGCGCAGCCCGACCTAGCCACCTACCACCTCACGCTGCTGGTACAAGCACTGTGGCGCCAGCTGCTGCACGAGCAGGACGACGAGATGCTGAACCGGCTGAATGCCTACCTCAAGCGCATATATACCAACCCAGCCATGACCGAGCTGCATCAGTAATTCGGCGCCGCCGTTCAGTAATCAGTTCCAACAACAAGGCCGCTCCCAAGTATGGGAGCGGCCTTGTTGTTGAATCGTAAGACTTCGGCAGCTTGTTGAGAAGCTGCCGAAGTCTTACGGCAGGCTTACGGCGCAATACGGGAGTAGTAGACTTTTAGCTGGAGCGGATGCGCTGTATTTGCCGTTGAGCCCAGTATCACACGCTCTACGGTACTGGCTTCGGCGCTGAGCAGGATGCCGTTGTTTTCCAGCGTCCCGCGCAGCACACTCTCCATGTATGCCGTCAGGTTCAGGGCATAGAATCCCTGCTGCAACCCGGTACGGGCCGATATATCTTGTTGGTAGGCCACGGTGAGCGTGCTGCCATCGGCGTTCAGAAACAGGGCCCCGCTTTGGTTGGCCCGGCTGGTCAGGCGCGGAACCAGAGTGGCCGGTGGCGGCAAAAAGCGGCTTTCGGTACTGGTAACAACCTCCAGCCGCAGTTGCGCGCTATTGACGATGATGGTGCCGCCCAAATCCTTCAACTGCTGTAGGTACGGAAACTCCAGCTTGGTTCGCAGGCCCAATCCGGCCTGGATATATGTTTCCTCGGCGGTAGCAGCACTGGCCAGTGCCTGCCGTGTACCCGTAAGTGAGGCCAGCGCCGTGCTGCTCCGGTCGGCTTGCAGCTGAAAGAAGTAGGCATTAGAACCAGCGGCCGAAAAATCCTCCGTAATGGCCACAGTAGGGTCGGTGGGGTCGTGGTAGTAGAGGTGTAGTGTAGCGGCAGCAGCCCAACGCAGCGAGGCATTGTCGGCGCCTCCTGGGGCCAGCGCCAGGCCAGGCAGGCGGGCCCGCAGCTCGTCGGTGGTCATCAGCTGGCCGCTTTGGCCAGCCTGTAGCAGCTCCCGCCCCAGCCCATCGGCCAGCCGCATCCGAAAGCTCCCCAGCCCTGCCCGGGCCCGGAAAGTGCGGCTGCCCAGGGCCGTAGCCTCATAGCCCAGCGCATCACGCGTGTAGTAGGTTTTGCCGGTCCGGAAAGGCTCCTGCAGGCGGTGCACGGCCAGCTGCTGCGTGCGGGTAGTGTCGCCGTAGCGGTATGAGTCGGCGGTGAGTTCCAGCACCAGCGAGTCATACACCATAGTCTGAGTCGGTTGGAAGGCTGAACTCAGCCCCGGTTGCAGAAAGCCGCGGGCCACAATGGTACCCAGGCGCGCATCCACGTAGCGCCCGGTCAGTAGGTAGCCAGTACCTGAGGACACAACTGAGTCGGTGAGGACCGTGCTGGTGCGCACCGTGAGGGTATCAGTATAAAAGGTGCCCGTGGCAATATTGGGCGAAGGAAGATCGTCGCCGATGCCCGTGGCTTCGGTGCAGGCCGCTAGGCACAGCAGTAGCAGCGCCAGCCCACTATTCCAGACACGAGTACCGGCGTAACGGAGGCGCTTAGTCATTTTCCTCCTCTGGCGACAGTTCCCACAAATCGTCGAGGCGCGTGGTACCGGAGAGGCCCAGCGCAATGTAGCCGCGGTTGTTCAGCGAGAAGCCGCAGGCATACGTGCGGCTGGCACCGCTGAAAGCTGTTTTCACGGTCCAGGTATCGGCCGTGGGGTCGTATTCCCAGCAGTCAGTCAAGCTACCGTTATGGTTACCCAGTGCTACATAGCCTTTGTCATTCACCACGAAGCCGACGGCATTTTGCCGCACCAGGGCGCTGTAGTCATAATCGTAGTCGTCGTTGTCATCATCGTAATAGACCAAGTCGCGGCGCTGTGTCCATTGCTCGGCAGCGGGGTCGTAGGCCCACACGTCGGTCTGGTAGGTGCCGTTGTCGGAGCCCAGCAGCAGAAAGCCTGTGCCTCCGATGCTGAAGGCCGACGCCCCCAGGCGCTTATTGCCCCCGAAGCTGGGCTTTTGCGTCCAGATATCGGCAGCCGGGTCATACTGCCAGAAATCCTTCTTGCTGTTGCCATCAAATCCGGTGCCTACATACCCTTTGTCGGCAATGGTCATGGCGACGGCGCCATAGCGGGCCGAGCCACCAAAATCAGCTTTCTGCGTCCACTGGTTGGTGCCGGGATTATACTCCCAGAAGTCCCGGAGCTTGTTTACCCCATCGTAGCCGGTACCTACATAGCCTTTGCCATTCGCCGCGAAGGCCACGGCCATATACCGCCCCACTCCCGGAAAATTGGCTAGCTGCCGCCAGGTGTTGGTGGTGGGGTTGTACTCCCAGAAGTCGTTCAACTTATCAACGCCGTCCGTACCCAAGCCTACGTAGGCTTTGTCGCCGATGGTAAAGCTGACGGCTGCGTTGCGGGCAAGGCCCTCGAACTGCGAGCGGCCGGTCCAGACGCCCAGCACAGCCACTTCGGGGTCATCATCGGTGGAGCAGGAAGTGAAGCTGAGTGCAGCCAGCAGCAGCAGTACTGCAGAAAACAGGTTTTTCATAGATGGTTAGGTTGGATACTGAGTTGGGGAGCTGAAAGCAGGGCCAAAGCGTTGCAGCGCTCCAGCCTTGCCTGGCTCTCAACTCTCACGATTCAAACCTACCCTCCCCTTTCGGCGGCTACCAGCACAGTCGGCCATTGCCCGCATTCCCTAGACAGTCGGCCTGATTTAGCCGGTCGGTCTAAGCGTTTCGATAGGGCCAGAAACACAGCAAGCGGCCCATTTTGGGCCGCTTGCTATGCAAATTCATCCTTTACAGTCAGGTCCAGCGGCTCAGAAACTGCAGGAAAGCTTCTTTGTACTGGTCACTCACGGCAATGGTGGCCGGGCCAATCTGCACCGTCAGGCGTCGCACCGATTCTATCTTGTCGAGGGCCACAATGAACGAGCGGTGAATGCGCATGAAGCGCCGGGCGGGCAGCTTCTCTTCGATGGACTTCAGACTCATCAGCGACAAGAGCGGCCGTGGGGCGCTGTGCAGATGCACTTTCACATAGTCCTTCAGGCCCTCTACATACAGAATGTCGCTCAGGGCCACTTTCACCAACTGGTACTCTACTTTCAGGAACAGAAACTCCTCTTCTGCGGCGGCAGGAGCCGGCACGGGTGCCGCTACGCTTTGGCCCCGCTCGGCGTAGGCACGGGCCTTGGTGGCAGCCCGCAAAAACTCTTCGTAGTTGAACGGCTTTACCAGATAATCCAGCGCATCTACGCGGTAGCCATCCAGCGCATATTGGTTGAAAGCTGTGGTGAAGATGATGCGAGGTCCGGTGCCAGGCTGCCCTCGGTCCAGCGTGCGCGCCAGTTCCATGCCATTGAGGTCGGGCATCTGGATATCCAGGAAAATCAGGTCTACCCCGCCCGGGTGTTCGTGGAGGCCTTGCAGAGCCTCTACGCCACTGCTGTAGCGCCCTACCAGGTTGAGGAAAGGAGTTTTTTCGATAAACGAGCAGGCCAGGCCCAGCGCCAGCGGCTCATCATCAACGGCTATACAGTTCAGAACGGTCATGCGAAGGGGGCTACGGACAGCGTAAGATGCACCCGGAATTCTGGGTCGGGAGCAGAAGGGTCGGTGACAAGCAGCGTGTAGCGGCCGGCATACAGCAAATCGAGACGGCGGCGCGTGTTTACCAACCCAATGCCGTTGCTTTCTTCGAGGCTGGCCACAGGCGTAGCAAAGCGCGAGTTGCGGACCTCCAGTTCCAGCACTTCGCTGGTTGGCTGCCGCACGGCTATACGGATGTGGCTCGCCTCTGTAGCGCTAACGCCGTGCTTAAAGGCATTTTCCACGAAAGGCAGCAGTACCATAGGCGCTACCGGCACTTCCTGTACGGGCTCCGGCAGCTCCAGCGTCACTTCCACCTTGTCGGTGAGGCGCAGGCGCATAAGCGTCACGTAGTCCTGCAAAAACGCAATTTCCTTGCTCAGCGGCGTGGTGCCGGCCGTGGTATCATAGAGTACGTAGCGCATCATGCGCGAGAGGGTGTGCAACGCCACGCGGGCAGCATCACCATCCAGTAAAGTCAGCGCGTAGATGTTGTTGAGGGTGTTGAAGAAGAAGTGCGGATTGATCTGAGCTTTCAGAAACGACAGTTCGGAGCTTACCTTCTGCTGCTCCAGCTCCTGCCGCTGCCTGGCATCGTGCTGCCACTTCTGCACTGCCGTAATGCTGGTGCTGATGCCCAGCACCAGCAATGTCATCAGCATACTCATGGCATCGAAACGCCGGCGCGGTCCGCCCCCGGGTCCACCAGGACCACCGAAGCCGCCGGGACGCCGCGGCCCCTGCCCCTGATGCAGGGCCTGATCCATCAGGGCCTGCAGATTCAGCCACGACTCAAGGGCCTGAGTAAGCAGCGTAACCGCTACGGCCGTTCCGAGCACCACCACCACAAACCACCCGGCGTGCCCCCGAAATAGTAGCCGCGGGACGCTCACGCGAGCCGTGAAGTAGAACGCGGCTACCCACATAGCAAACACCAGCGCCTGCTTCACCCAGAACTGGGGCGGCAGCACCACGCGTCCGGCAAACGGCTGAAACAGTAGCAGCGTCAGGCCGAATACGCCCCACAACAGCACGTGAATCAGAGGAGTGAGAATACGCCGAAACGAAAATGAAACCATCAGGCAAGTGGTAAAAGAGGAAGTACAAACCTAACCTATGCCGCCGCCCCAAACCAGCCCGCCCGACTGCCCGCCAGAATCTATCGACCGGCCCGGAGCTTTCATCGGCCAACTGGTGTGCGCCCTCCCAAAGCCGGAAAACAGAGTTGGTCGGGGTTTCCGGTGGGTTGGTCGGCGTGTTGCGGTAAGGCGGTCTAGCACATTTCGATACCGGCCGTTTCGGCTGCAGGTTTGCACTACCGCTGGCAGCTACCGGACGCCGCATTTCTTGGGCGAAACCCGGCGCTACAACTCATTTTTTTCTCCTGTAATCTCATTTATCATGAAAAACGCACTCCTTTCCCTCGCCACTGCTTTGCTGCTGACTACCGCTGCAACTGCCGCTCCGCACCAAGCCAGCCCCGGCCAGGACATTGCCCGCCGCGACGACCGCAAAGACAAAGATTTCAACTACGGCTACGACAAGAAGCACAAAGTAACGGCCGAGGAAAAAGCCCGCTGGGAAGCAGCGCACAAGACCGGCCAGCAACCTGCCAACCGTCCGGCCGCCGACAAAAACCGCCAACTAACGGCCGAAGAAAAGGCCCGCTGGGAAGCCCGTAAAAATGCGTCGAAGGCTGATAAGAAGGGTGACCGAAAAGACGGCAAAGACTTCAACTACGGCTACGAAAAGAACCACAAAGTGACTGCCGAAGAGAAGGCCCGCTGGGATGAAGCGCATAAGAATGAGCGCCGCGACGGAAACCGCAACGACGACCGTCGCTAACCATTACGCTAAGAACAGAAACCCCCGCTTTCCTTATGGAAAGCGGGGGTTTCTGTTCTATAGCCAGCTACCCTGCTTTCTAGGAGCCGCAAAGCGGGGCGCGCTATGCAGCTGGAGTATCATCCGGCAGATGCTGCAGCAGGTCGGAGAAACTGCCGGCGCGGCCCCCCTGGAAAATGGGCAGATGGAAGGCATCGAGCTTTTGCAGCAGGTACAGTAGCTGAATTCGCTCAGCGCGGGTCAGGTCGCCGGCAATCAGCTGGGAGGCTTGGCCCATTGGCCCGAAAACCTGCCCAAGTACCGCGCCACCCGCCTCCGTAATGGTGAGAAGTTTACTGCGCCGGTCGGTGGCATGGGGCTGTTCGGCTACCAGCCCGCGGGCTAGCAACCGCTTAATGACTTCCGTGCCAGTGGCCTTTTCGTGGATATTGCGCGCAATCAGCTCGGTTTTCGAAATTGGCTGGTGCCCCATTACGGTGGCCAGATAGGCGAAATCGTCGGGGGTGAGCAGTGGCGTGCCCGCCAGCCCCAGCCGGATATAAGAGCGGGCGTAGCGAGTAAGAAAGATGAGCAGCTTACCGATTTCCGCTTCCGGCGGCATAGACGGCACAGTAGCTGGTGCAGATGGCCCGCGCGGCTCCGGCGGCGCCGCAGTTCGGCCGTAGAGCCAAGCAGCAAAGCCAGCCAAATTAGGGGCAGAACTGCCTGTCCCTCCCCGGCCCAGCTCCTCGAACTGTTCTAACTGCTCCAGAAGCTGCTTTAATAAGGTATAAGCCATGAAAAGCAAAGTAAAACAAGATACCTGAATGAAGTATGAAAAAATACTTTTTACTTTTTAAAACATACTAATACGGTCTATGTTCGTACGATACCCAACTAAATTCGCGGTTATGCTGCTTCGCTACCTCCTTGCGTTTCTTCTTCTAATTGTGGCTTCCGGGCCGGTGCAAGCACAAAGCACCGGTGTACTCAGCGGTACCGTGCGCGACCGGAACACGCAGCAACAGCTGCCCGGCGTGACGGTGGCGCTGGAAGGCACTAGCCTAGGCACCGCCACTGACGAGCAGGGCCGCTTCCGCCTCACTGGTATCCCCACGGGTAGCTACAACGTGCGCGTGTCTTTCATTGGGTATGAGCCGCTGTTGCGGGCCAACGTGAGCATCACTTCCGGCAACTCCAACATCGTGAGCCTGGAGTTGGTACCGTCGGCGCAGGCGCTGGGTGAGGTACAGGTAACGGCCAACCGCGCCATTCGGGTGGCTACGCCCGAAACTCCGCTGAGTGTGCAGCGCCTGAACGTGGAGGAAATCAAGAGCAACCCCGGCGGCAACTTCGATATTTCTCGGGTGGTGCAAGTGCTGCCCGGCGTGGGTGGCGGCGGCACCAGCGGCACGGCTGGCTTCCGCAACGACATCATTATCCGGGGCGGCGCCCCCAACGAAAACGTGTATTACCTCGACGGCATTGAAGTGCCAGTCATCAACCACTTCCAGACCCAGGGCAGCGCCGGCGGGCCTACGGGCATGCTGAACGTGAGCTTTATTGAGGATGTAACGCTGAGCTCCTCGGCCTTTGAAGCGCGCTACGACAACACCCTGAGCAGCGTGCTGCAGTTCCGGCAACGCGACGGCAACCCCGACCGGGTGCAGGGCAATGTGCGGTTGAGTGGTACCGAGGTGGCGGGCACGCTGGAAGGTCCGCTGGCCAAAAACACCACGTTTCTGGCTTCGGTCCGCCGCTCCTACCTGCAACTACTATTTCAGGCCATCGACCTACCCATTCGGCCCAACTATTGGGACGCGCAATTCAAAGTCACCACCAAACTCTCGCCCAAAACCACCATCACGGCCCTGGGCCTGGGGGCGCTGGACCACTTCGAGGTAGCCGTGCCCAAGAAGTCGTCGTTGGAGAAAGAGTACATTCTGCGCAACACGCCCTCCATCGACCAGTGGAACTACACGGTGGGCGTGTCGCTGCGGCAGCTGTTGGAACGCGGCTACCTGAACGTGGCGCTGAGCCGCACGCAGCTCGACAACCAGGTAAATCGGTTTGAAGGCGGCGCCGAGTTCAGCAACGACGAGAGCCGCCGCAACCTGCTCACCCGCTCGGGCGAGACAGAAAACAAGCTACGCGTGGATGTAAACCGGGCGGCGGGCAAGTGGCAGTATGCTTACGGGGCCGTGGGCCAGTGGATTACGTTCGACAGCCGCTACTTTAACCGTTTGCGCCGCGAAGTGCTCAACCCCGACGGCACGGTGCAGCAGCCGGCCGTGGATGTGCGCTTTCAGTCCGACCTAAGCTTTGCCCGCTTCGGGGCGTTTGCCCAGGTCACGCGCCCTTTCCTGCCCGACGACCGGCTCACGCTTTCGGCTGGTGTGCGCGCCGATGGCAACTCCTTCACCGAGGACGGCGCCAACCTGCTGCGCACCATCTCGCCCCGTGTGTCGGCTTCGTACGCGTTGGCCTCGCGCTGGAACCTGAACGCCAGCATTGGGCGCTACTACAAAATTCCGCCTTCCACCCTACTCGGCTTCCGCGACGCCAGCGGCCAGTTCGTCAACAAACGCAACCGCTACATCGGGAGCACGCACTACGTAGCAGGGCTAGAATTTCTGCCCGCGCCCAGCACGCGCTTTACCGTGGAAGGCTTCTGGAAGCAGTATAGCCACTACCCAGTGAGCGTGCGCGACGGTATTTCGCTGGCCAACCTGGGCGGCGACTTCGCGGCCCTGGGCAATGAGGCCGTGACGAGCACCGGCAAGGGCCGGACCTTCGGCGGCGAGTTTTTCTTTCAGCAGAAGCTCACCAACAACTGGTTTGCAGTAGCGTCCTACACCTTGTTCAGCAGCGAGTTTACGGGCACCGACGGCGTGTACAAGCCCTCGGCCTGGGACACGCGCCACCTGGCTTCGGCCCTGCTGGGCCGCAAGTTCAGCCGCGGCTGGGAAGCGGGCGTGAAATACCGCTTTGCGGGCGGCGCGCCTTACACGCCATTCGATCTGGCAACTTCGCAGCAGAACTACCTCACCATCGGGCAGGGTGTGCCCGACTATGCCCGCCTGAACACCGAGCGGCTGGGCAGCTACCAGCAGTTCGACTTCCGCGTTGATAAGAAGTACAACCTGCGCCGCGTCACCATCGACCTGTTCATTGACCTGCAGAACGCCTTCCTGATCAAGAATCCTGCGGTACCGAACTACACCTTTCAACGTACCCCCGACAACTCGGCCTTCATCACCACCGACGGCCAGCCCATCCTCGCCAACGGCTCCAACGCGGTACCCGTCCTTCTTGCCGACGACGACGCCACCGTGCTGCCTACCATTGGCTTCATTGTGGAGTTTTAGAGCAGAACGGCTCACCGCCTCGGGCTGCCGGCCGCTCCGTTTGTTTACCTTGCTGCCTACCATTCCTCGCTTCTGCTATGACACCTACTCTCGATTCTACCACAACTCCTTCCTCTTCGCTGGTTGAGCGCCTGGCCCAGCAACTAGGAGCTTCCGCCAGTGCCCAGACCATTTTTGGCACACCCGTAGAACGGAACGGCGTCACGGTGATTCCGGTGGCGCGGGCCATCTACGGTTTTGGGGGTGGAGGCGGCTCCAAAGTGTCCGAAGGAGAAGGTTCGGGCGGCGGCGCAGGCATGGCCCTCACTCCCATCGGCTACATCGAGCTGACCGAAGGCCGCTCCCGGTTCCGGCCCATCCGGGGCTCGGTGGTACCACTGGTGGCCGTAAGTGGGCTGGTGGCCCTGCTGCTGCTGCGCAGCGTGCCCAAACTGTTGCGCCGGAACCGATAGCAGACGCCAGCCGCTGGCTTTTGTGCAACTTGCGGCTGGGTAGTCCGGCTACACCCCAGTACGTCGGCGGCTACTCGTTCTGTTATGTCCTCATCCCGCACTCCTTCTTCGGCCGAATACAGCACTCTGGAAGCGGAAAACCGCGCACTACGGGAGGAAGTTGCCCAACTGAAGGAGCAACCTGCCGCTGAGCGGGCGCAAAAACAGGAACGTTTCCGGACTGTGTTTGAGAACTCGCCGCTAGGCCAGAAAATAATTACCCCCGATCTGGTTATCAGGCAAGCCAACCAGGCGCTGGCCACCATGTTGGGCTTTGAGAGCGGCAAGGACTTGGTAGGTCGTCGCATCCTGGAGTTTGCTCACCCCGACCACATTGCCGACTGGCAGAAGCTTCAGGAGCGTTTGTGGGCGCATAAAGAGCCCAGCTTCACACTAGAAACGTGCTTGGTGCATCAGAACGGTTCCTCGTTTTGGTGCCGCATCACATCGGTTCTATTCCCCGATGATGGCGCGGAGTTGGGCTATACGACCCTGGAAGACATTGCGGAGCGCAAGAGTCTGGAGATTTCACACAGGCGCCTCTACGATGCCCAGGAAACCATTCTGCATCTAGCGGCCCACGACCTGCAAAGCCCCATCAACAACCTGCAGATGCTGATTGAGTTGCTGCGGCTAGAGCCAGCGGTACAGGCCGCTGCCGGCAACGACCAGAAAACCATTCAGGAGTTACTCACCCTGATGGAGCGCTCCTGTGAGGCTGCT
This genomic window contains:
- a CDS encoding TetR/AcrR family transcriptional regulator, encoding MKSFQRIEQTALQLFAERGYDHTSTALIAKEAGVSEPLIFKYFQSKDKLFESIIKDGYKRIVEANRGMLTEADASALVLKVIDLPYKLVREERAFWTLQDKAFDKEVVQKHFQKFMLPVYSLLNKAFVDMGYAQPDLATYHLTLLVQALWRQLLHEQDDEMLNRLNAYLKRIYTNPAMTELHQ
- a CDS encoding spore germination protein GerW family protein, producing MTPTLDSTTTPSSSLVERLAQQLGASASAQTIFGTPVERNGVTVIPVARAIYGFGGGGGSKVSEGEGSGGGAGMALTPIGYIELTEGRSRFRPIRGSVVPLVAVSGLVALLLLRSVPKLLRRNR
- a CDS encoding TonB-dependent receptor, with amino-acid sequence MLLRYLLAFLLLIVASGPVQAQSTGVLSGTVRDRNTQQQLPGVTVALEGTSLGTATDEQGRFRLTGIPTGSYNVRVSFIGYEPLLRANVSITSGNSNIVSLELVPSAQALGEVQVTANRAIRVATPETPLSVQRLNVEEIKSNPGGNFDISRVVQVLPGVGGGGTSGTAGFRNDIIIRGGAPNENVYYLDGIEVPVINHFQTQGSAGGPTGMLNVSFIEDVTLSSSAFEARYDNTLSSVLQFRQRDGNPDRVQGNVRLSGTEVAGTLEGPLAKNTTFLASVRRSYLQLLFQAIDLPIRPNYWDAQFKVTTKLSPKTTITALGLGALDHFEVAVPKKSSLEKEYILRNTPSIDQWNYTVGVSLRQLLERGYLNVALSRTQLDNQVNRFEGGAEFSNDESRRNLLTRSGETENKLRVDVNRAAGKWQYAYGAVGQWITFDSRYFNRLRREVLNPDGTVQQPAVDVRFQSDLSFARFGAFAQVTRPFLPDDRLTLSAGVRADGNSFTEDGANLLRTISPRVSASYALASRWNLNASIGRYYKIPPSTLLGFRDASGQFVNKRNRYIGSTHYVAGLEFLPAPSTRFTVEGFWKQYSHYPVSVRDGISLANLGGDFAALGNEAVTSTGKGRTFGGEFFFQQKLTNNWFAVASYTLFSSEFTGTDGVYKPSAWDTRHLASALLGRKFSRGWEAGVKYRFAGGAPYTPFDLATSQQNYLTIGQGVPDYARLNTERLGSYQQFDFRVDKKYNLRRVTIDLFIDLQNAFLIKNPAVPNYTFQRTPDNSAFITTDGQPILANGSNAVPVLLADDDATVLPTIGFIVEF
- a CDS encoding DUF4270 family protein, translating into MTKRLRYAGTRVWNSGLALLLLCLAACTEATGIGDDLPSPNIATGTFYTDTLTVRTSTVLTDSVVSSGTGYLLTGRYVDARLGTIVARGFLQPGLSSAFQPTQTMVYDSLVLELTADSYRYGDTTRTQQLAVHRLQEPFRTGKTYYTRDALGYEATALGSRTFRARAGLGSFRMRLADGLGRELLQAGQSGQLMTTDELRARLPGLALAPGGADNASLRWAAAATLHLYYHDPTDPTVAITEDFSAAGSNAYFFQLQADRSSTALASLTGTRQALASAATAEETYIQAGLGLRTKLEFPYLQQLKDLGGTIIVNSAQLRLEVVTSTESRFLPPPATLVPRLTSRANQSGALFLNADGSTLTVAYQQDISARTGLQQGFYALNLTAYMESVLRGTLENNGILLSAEASTVERVILGSTANTAHPLQLKVYYSRIAP
- a CDS encoding LytR/AlgR family response regulator transcription factor → MTVLNCIAVDDEPLALGLACSFIEKTPFLNLVGRYSSGVEALQGLHEHPGGVDLIFLDIQMPDLNGMELARTLDRGQPGTGPRIIFTTAFNQYALDGYRVDALDYLVKPFNYEEFLRAATKARAYAERGQSVAAPVPAPAAAEEEFLFLKVEYQLVKVALSDILYVEGLKDYVKVHLHSAPRPLLSLMSLKSIEEKLPARRFMRIHRSFIVALDKIESVRRLTVQIGPATIAVSDQYKEAFLQFLSRWT
- a CDS encoding PAS domain-containing sensor histidine kinase, yielding MSSSRTPSSAEYSTLEAENRALREEVAQLKEQPAAERAQKQERFRTVFENSPLGQKIITPDLVIRQANQALATMLGFESGKDLVGRRILEFAHPDHIADWQKLQERLWAHKEPSFTLETCLVHQNGSSFWCRITSVLFPDDGAELGYTTLEDIAERKSLEISHRRLYDAQETILHLAAHDLQSPINNLQMLIELLRLEPAVQAAAGNDQKTIQELLTLMERSCEAANVLLKDVLYLGQIEADRLEKHRTDLGAYLDERLTLFRVAAQEKGIELVLELPAESIHANIHADKFGRILDNLLTNAFKFTPTGGKIQVRLQQHDGHVRLIVQDTGLGIPEDLQPHVFDKFTAASRPGLYGDTTTGLGLFITKQIVELHEGKIWLESQEHQGTTFFIDLS
- a CDS encoding Kelch repeat-containing protein; this translates as MKNLFSAVLLLLAALSFTSCSTDDDPEVAVLGVWTGRSQFEGLARNAAVSFTIGDKAYVGLGTDGVDKLNDFWEYNPTTNTWRQLANFPGVGRYMAVAFAANGKGYVGTGYDGVNKLRDFWEYNPGTNQWTQKADFGGSARYGAVAMTIADKGYVGTGFDGNSKKDFWQYDPAADIWTQKPSFGGNKRLGASAFSIGGTGFLLLGSDNGTYQTDVWAYDPAAEQWTQRRDLVYYDDDNDDYDYDYSALVRQNAVGFVVNDKGYVALGNHNGSLTDCWEYDPTADTWTVKTAFSGASRTYACGFSLNNRGYIALGLSGTTRLDDLWELSPEEEND
- a CDS encoding sensor histidine kinase, encoding MVSFSFRRILTPLIHVLLWGVFGLTLLLFQPFAGRVVLPPQFWVKQALVFAMWVAAFYFTARVSVPRLLFRGHAGWFVVVVLGTAVAVTLLTQALESWLNLQALMDQALHQGQGPRRPGGFGGPGGPGGGPRRRFDAMSMLMTLLVLGISTSITAVQKWQHDARQRQELEQQKVSSELSFLKAQINPHFFFNTLNNIYALTLLDGDAARVALHTLSRMMRYVLYDTTAGTTPLSKEIAFLQDYVTLMRLRLTDKVEVTLELPEPVQEVPVAPMVLLPFVENAFKHGVSATEASHIRIAVRQPTSEVLELEVRNSRFATPVASLEESNGIGLVNTRRRLDLLYAGRYTLLVTDPSAPDPEFRVHLTLSVAPFA
- a CDS encoding MarR family winged helix-turn-helix transcriptional regulator — protein: MAYTLLKQLLEQLEQFEELGRGGTGSSAPNLAGFAAWLYGRTAAPPEPRGPSAPATVPSMPPEAEIGKLLIFLTRYARSYIRLGLAGTPLLTPDDFAYLATVMGHQPISKTELIARNIHEKATGTEVIKRLLARGLVAEQPHATDRRSKLLTITEAGGAVLGQVFGPMGQASQLIAGDLTRAERIQLLYLLQKLDAFHLPIFQGGRAGSFSDLLQHLPDDTPAA